A window of the Halichoerus grypus chromosome 2, mHalGry1.hap1.1, whole genome shotgun sequence genome harbors these coding sequences:
- the LOC118555221 gene encoding protocadherin beta-14-like produces MEIKGELALRKRQVLILFVLLGLSQAGPESLRYSVAEETEVGSFVANLARDLGLGVEELSSREARVVSDDNEKHLQLDLLTGDLLLNEKLDREELCGSTEPCVLHFQMVLEKPLQFFRAELHVKDINDHSPMFLDKQILIKISESTSIGATFLMESAQDLDVGTNSLQNYTISPNSHFYIKIRDNGDGKLYPELVLDRALDHEEESELTLTLTALDGGSPPRSGTTLVLIKVLDINDNAPQFAQRLYEVHVLEDTPIGAWIITIFANDLDAGNYGKISYTFLHASEDIRKTFEINPVSGEVHLRSCLDFEVIQFYTINIQATDGGGLSEECTLLVKVIDINDNPPEVTISSFTKSIPENASETLVALFSVRDQDAGDNGKMVCSIQDELPFFLKPTFKNFFTLVSEKALDRETRAEYNITITVTDLGTPRLKTQHNITVTVSDVNDNAPAFNQSAYTLRVRENNSPALHIGSVSATDRDSGANAQVTYSLLPPHDPRLPLASLVSINADNGQLFALRSLDFEALRAFEFRVGAADRGSPALSSQALVRVLVVDANDNSPFVLYPPQNGSAPCSELVPRAAEAGYLVTKVVAVDGDSGQNAWLSYQLLRATEPGLFGVWAHNGEVRTARPLSERDAVQHRLVVLVKDNGEPPLSASVTLHVLLVDGFSQPYLPLPDAAAAEARADPLTVYLVVALASVSSLFLLSVLVFVAVRLCRRSRAASGGGCPVAEGPFAGHLVDVSGAGTLSHSYQYEVRLTGDSGTGEFKFLKPIMPSLPVPDTGRNIGVNENFRNSFGFNIQ; encoded by the coding sequence ATGGAGATCAAAGGGGAGCTAGCTCTGCGGAAAAGGCAAGTCCTGATTCTCTTTGTTTTGCTGGGATTATCTCAGGCAGGTCCTGAATCTCTGCGATATTCTGtggcagaggaaacagaagtTGGTTCTTTTGTGGCCAATCTTGCAAGGGATCTAGGGCTTGGGGTGGAGGAGCTATCATCACGGGAGGCCCGGGTAGTGTCGGATGATAACGAAAAGCACTTACAACTTGATTTACTGACGGGGGATTTGCTCCTAAATGAGAAACTGGACCGAGAAGAGCTCTGTGGCTCCACTGAGCCCTGTGTGCTGCATTTTCAGATGGTACTAGAAAAGCCTTTACAGTTTTTTCGGGCTGAACTGCATGTCAAAGACATAAATGATCACTCCCCTATGTTTCTAGACAagcaaatacttattaaaatatcAGAAAGTACCAGTATTGGAGCCACATTCCTAATGGAGAGTGCCCAAGATTTGGATGTAGGAACGAACAGTCTCCAAAACTACACAATTAGCCCCAATTCTCATTTCTACATTAAAATCCGAGACAACGGCGATGGAAAGTTGTACCCAGAACTGGTCCTGGACAGAGCATTAGATCATGAGGAGGAGTCTGAGCTCACATTAACACTCACAGCACTGGATGGTGGATCTCCACCCAGGTCTGGAACAACTTTGGTTCTCATCAAGGTCTTGGACATCAATGACAATGCCCCTCAGTTTGCTCAGAGGCTCTATGAAGTGCATGTTCTGGAGGACACACCCATTGGGGCCTGGATTATCACCATTTTTGCTAATGATTTGGATGCAGGAAATTATGGGAAAATATCATACACATTTTTGCATGCATCAGAAGATATTCGTAAAACATTTGAAATCAATCCAGTATCTGGGGAAGTTCATTTGAGATCATGCCTGGATTTTGAAGTAATACAGTTCTACACTATAAATATTCAGGCAACAGATGGTGGGGGTCTTTCAGAAGAATGTACTCTTCTGGTTAAAGTAATAGATATAAATGATAATCCACCAGAAGTGACCATCTCATCATTTACGAAGTCAATTCCAGAGAACGCCTCAGAGACTTTGGTTGCTCTTTTTAGTGTCCGAGACCAAGACGCTGGGGATAATGGGAAGATGGTTTGCTCTATTCAGGATGAGCTCCCCTTTTTCCTGAAACCAACCTTCAAGAACTTTTTCACTCTAGTTTCGGAAAAAGCACTGGACAGAGAGACAAGAGCCGAGTACAACATCACCATCACCGTCACTGACCTGGGCACCCCCAGGCTGAAAACCCAGCACAACATAACGGTGACGGTGTCCGACGTCAACGACAACGCCCCGGCCTTCAACCAAAGCGCCTACACCCTGCGGGTGCGCGAGAACAACAGCCCCGCCCTGCACATCGGCAGCGTGAGCGCCACGGACAGAGACTCGGGCGCCAACGCGCAGGTCACCTACTCGCTGCTGCCGCCGCACGACCCGCGGCTGCCCCTGGCCTCGCTGGTGTCCATCAACGCGGACAACGGGCAGCTGTTCGCGCTCAGGTCCCTGGACTTCGAGGCGCTGCGCGCGTTCGAGTTCCGCGTGGGCGCGGCCGACCGCGGCTCGCCGGCGCTCAGCAGCCAGGCGCTGGTGCGCGTGCTGGTGGTGGACGCCAACGACAACTCGCCCTTCGTGCTGTACCCGCCGCAGAACGGCTCGGCGCCCTGCAGCGAGCTGGTGCCCAGGGCGGCCGAGGCGGGCTACCTGGTGACCAAGGTGGTGGCGGTGGACGGCGACTCGGGCCAGAACGCCTGGCTGTCGTACCAGCTGCTCAGGGCCACGGAGCCCGGGCTGTTCGGCGTGTGGGCGCACAACGGCGAGGTGCGCACGGCCAGGCCGCTGAGCGAGCGCGACGCCGTCCAGCACAGGCTGGTGGTGCTGGTCAAGGACAACGGCGAGCCGCCGCTGTCGGCCAGCGTCACGCTGCACGTGCTGCTGGTGGACGGCTTCTCGCAGCCCTACCTGCCGCTGCCGGacgcggcggcggccgaggcccGGGCCGACCCGCTCACCGTCTACCTGGTGGTGGCCTTGGCGTCGGTGTCGTCGCTCTTCCTGTTGTCGGTGCTGGTGTTCGTGGCGGTGCGGCTGTGCCGGAGGAGCCGGGCGGCGTCGGGGGGCGGCTGCCCGGTGGCCGAGGGCCCCTTTGCGGGCCACCTGGTGGACGTCAGCGGCGCGGGGACCCTGTCGCACAGCTACCAGTACGAGGTGCGTCTGACGGGAGACTCAGGGACCGGTGAGTTCAAGTTCTTGAAGCCCATTATGCCCAGCCTTCCAGTCCCTGACACTGGTAGAAATATAGGGGTAAATGAGAACTTTAGGAATAGTTTTGGATTCaacattcaataa
- the LOC144381137 gene encoding protocadherin beta-11-like — MVALQDNIAGVKKKTTLDDVQDTVTQCAQSGGKTERTRLQGANYKLLNRVKIHRPRKIWWTLSEARFPELRREAEVILQEAFPERTMENGRADTLQIRQVLLLFVLLGMSQAGSESGRFSVAEEMQSGSFVGNLAKDLGLEMGELFSRGAQVVSNDNKRRLQLDINTGDLLLSESLDREELCGSTEPCVLHFQVLMKNPLQFLRIELQVRDINDHSPVFLEKEMLLEIPENSPVGAVFLLESAKDLDVGINALKNYTISPNSYFHIKMRVNPDNRKYPELVLDKALDYEEQSEFSFILTALDGGSPPRSGTASVRVVVVDTNDNSPEFEQPFYEVKIPENSILGLIIVTVSAWDLDSGKNGEVSYSFSHASEDIRKTFEINQKSGEISLTASMDFETIESYSIIIQATDGGGLFGKSTVRIQVMDVNDNAPEIAVSSITSPIPENLPETVVMVFSIRDRDSGDNGRMICSIPENLPFILKSSVENYYTLETERMLDRESQAEYNITITVTDLGTPRLKTQHNITVTVSDVNDNAPAFSQSAYTLRVRENNSPALHIGSVSATDRDSGANAQVTYSLLPPHDPRLPLASLVSINADNGQLFALRSLDFEALRAFEFRVGAADRGSPALSSQALVRVLVVDANDNSPFVLYPPQNGSAPCSELVPRAAEAGYLVTKVVAVDGDSGQNAWLSYQLLRATEPGLFGVWAHNGEVRTARPLSERDAVQHRLVVLVKDNGEPPLSASVTLHVLLVDGFSQPYLPLPDAAAAEARADPLTVYLVVALASVSSLFLLSVLVFVAVRLCRRSRAASGGGCPVAEGPFAGHLVDVSGAGTLSHSYQYEVCLTGGSGTGEFKFLKPIIPNLPPQCPGKESEENPTFNNSFGFNM, encoded by the coding sequence ATGGTGGCGCTGCAGGATAACATCgcgggggtaaaaaaaaaaactacactggATGATGTTCAGGACACTGTTACCCAGTGCGCACAGAGCGGTGGGAAGACAGAAAGAACACGCCTTCAAGGGGCGAACTACAAGCTACTCAATAGGGTTAAAATCCATAGGCCTCGGAAGATTTGGTGGACATTATCAGAGGCACGTTTCCCAGAACTGCGAAGAGAAGCTGAAGTGATTCTGCAGGAAGCTTTCCCTGAAAGAACTATGGAGAACGGAAGGGCAGACACTCTGCAGATAAGGCAAGTCCTGCTCCTTTTTGTTTTGCTAGGAATGTCTCAGGCGGGTTCCGAGTCTGGGCGCTTTTCGGTGGCAGAGGAAATGCAGAGTGGGAGCTTTGTAGGCAATTTGGCAAAGGACCTGGGACTAGAAATGGGTGAGCTGTTCTCAAGGGGGGCTCAGGTGGTCTCTAATGATAACAAAAGGCGTTTGCAGCTGGACATAAACACTGGAGATTTGCTCTTAAGCGAATCACTAGACAGGGAGGAGCTCTGTGGCTCCACCGAGCCCTGTGTGTTGCATTTCCAGGTATTAATGAAAAACCCTTTGCAGTTTTTACGGATTGAGCTCCAGGTCAGGGATATAAATGACCACTCTCCTGTcttcttagaaaaagaaatgctccTAGAAATCCCAGAGAATAGTCCTGTTGGTGCTGTGTTCTTACTAGAAAGTGCGAAGGATTTAGATGTAGGAATCAACGCTCTAAAGAACTACACAATAAGCCCCAACTCTTATTTCCACATTAAAATGAGAGTCAATCCAGACAATAGGAAATATCCGGAGTTGGTTCTGGACAAGGCACTGGATTATGAAGAGCAGTCCGAGTTCAGTTTCATCCTCACTGCTCTGGATGGCGGGTCTCCCCCCAGGTCCGGGACTGCCTCGGTTCGGGTGGTGGTTGTGGACACTAATGACAATTCCCCTGAGTTTGAGCAGCCATTTTATGAGGTGAAGATTCCAGAGAATAGCATATTGGGCTTAATCATAGTCACCGTTTCCGCTTGGGATTTAGACTCAGGAAAAAATGGAGAAGTATCATACTCTTTTTCCCATGCCTCAGAAGATATTCGCAAGACATTTGAAATTAATCAAAAGTCCGGAGAAATCAGTTTAACGGCATCCATGGATTTTGAAACAATTGAATCATACTCAATAATCATTCAAGCCACAGATGGGGGAGGCCTCTTTGGAAAATCAACAGTCAGAATTCAGGTGATGGATGTGAATGACAATGCTCCTGAAATTGCCGTGTCATCAATTACCAGTCCAATACCAGAAAATTTGCCTGAGACTGTGGTTATGGTTTTTAGCATCCGAGACAGAGACTCTGGGGACAATGGGAGGATGATTTGTTCTATCCCAGAAAACCTCCCTTTCATACTAAAATCTTCTGTTGAGAATTACTACACATTGGAAACGGAGAGAATGCTGGACAGAGAGAGCCAGGCCGAGTACAACATCACCATCACCGTCACTGACCTGGGCACCCCCAGGCTGAAAACCCAGCACAACATAACGGTGACGGTGTCCGACGTCAACGACAACGCCCCGGCCTTCAGCCAAAGCGCCTACACCCTGCGGGTGCGCGAGAACAACAGCCCCGCCCTGCACATCGGCAGCGTGAGCGCCACGGACAGAGACTCGGGCGCCAACGCGCAGGTCACCTACTCGCTGCTGCCGCCGCACGACCCGCGGCTGCCCCTGGCCTCGCTGGTGTCCATCAACGCGGACAACGGGCAGCTGTTCGCGCTCAGGTCCCTGGACTTCGAGGCGCTGCGCGCGTTCGAGTTCCGCGTGGGCGCGGCCGACCGCGGCTCGCCGGCGCTCAGCAGCCAGGCGCTGGTGCGCGTGCTGGTGGTGGACGCCAACGACAACTCGCCCTTCGTGCTGTACCCGCCGCAGAACGGCTCGGCGCCCTGCAGCGAGCTGGTGCCCAGGGCGGCCGAGGCGGGCTACCTGGTGACCAAGGTGGTGGCGGTGGACGGCGACTCGGGCCAGAACGCCTGGCTGTCGTACCAGCTGCTCAGGGCCACGGAGCCCGGGCTGTTCGGCGTGTGGGCGCACAACGGCGAGGTGCGCACGGCCAGGCCGCTGAGCGAGCGCGACGCCGTCCAGCACAGGCTGGTGGTGCTGGTCAAGGACAACGGCGAGCCGCCGCTGTCGGCCAGCGTCACGCTGCACGTGCTGCTGGTGGACGGCTTCTCGCAGCCCTACCTGCCGCTGCCGGacgcggcggcggccgaggcccGGGCCGACCCGCTCACCGTCTACCTGGTGGTGGCCTTGGCGTCGGTGTCGTCGCTCTTCCTGTTGTCGGTGCTGGTGTTCGTGGCGGTGCGGCTGTGCCGGAGGAGCCGGGCGGCGTCGGGGGGCGGCTGCCCGGTGGCCGAGGGCCCCTTTGCGGGCCACCTGGTGGACGTCAGCGGCGCGGGGACCCTGTCGCACAGCTACCAGTACGAGGTGTGTCTGACGGGAGGATCTGGGACCGGTGAGTTCAAGTTCTTGAAGCCCATTatccccaacctcccaccccagTGCCCTGGGAAAGAATCGGAAGAAAATCCTACCTTCAACAATAGCTTTGGGTTCAATATGTAG
- the LOC118555396 gene encoding protocadherin beta-10, with protein sequence MEAGALCWPRQRQVLFLFLFGGVSLAGSGFGRYSVTEETERGSFVVNLAKDLGLGDQELVARGARVVSDDNKQHLLLDSQTGDLLTNEKLDREKLCGLTEPCMLYFQILMDNPFQIYRAELRVRDINDHSPMFRDQETVLKILENTAEGTAFRLERAEDADGGLNGIQSYTINPNSFFHIKISDSDEGMIYPELVLDKALDREKQHELSLTLTALDGGSPPRSGTTTIRIVILDINDNAPQFSQTIYETQAPENSPVGSLIAKVSAGDVDSGVNADISYSLFDASEDIRTTFQVNSFSGDIVLTVLLDYELVKSYKINIQAMDGGGLTATCTVLVEVLDINDNPPELIISSLSDYVAENSPETVLAVFRIKDRDSGENGKMLCYIQDNLPFLLKPSLENFYILMTEGGLDRESQAEYNITITVTDLGTPRLKTQHNITVTVSDVNDNAPAFSQSAYTLRVRENNSPALHIGSVSATDRDSGANAQVTYSLLPPHDPRLPLASLVSINADNGQLFALRSLDFEALRAFEFRVGAADRGSPALSSQALVRVLVVDANDNSPFVLYPPQNGSAPCSELVPRAAEAGYLVTKVVAVDGDSGQNAWLSYQLLRATEPGLFRVWAHNGEVRTARPLSERDAVQHRLVVLVKDNGEPPLSASVTLHVLLVDGFSQPYLPLPDAAAAEARADPLTVYLVVALASVSSLFLLSVLVFVAVRLCRRSRAASGGGCPVAEGPFAGHLVDVSGAGTLSHSYQYEVCLREGSGTNEFKFLKPIIPNIQAQSSGRNSEEKPTFRNSFGFNFHSQLSAVKEIYRDDFSPCNNYLFVFHLTIYPIHIL encoded by the exons ATGGAGGCTGGAGCGTTGTGCTGGCCAAGACAAAGGCAAGtcctatttctctttctgtttggGGGAGTATCCTTGGCAGGTTCTGGGTTTGGACGATATTCGGTAACAGAGGAAACAGAGAGAGGATCATTTGTGGTCAATCTGGCAAAGGATCTGGGGCTAGGGGACCAGGAGTTGGTTGCAAGGGGAGCCCGGGTGGTTTCTGATGACAACAAACAACACCTGCTCCTGGATTCTCAGACTGGAGATTTGCTTACGAATGAGAAACTGGACCGGGAGAAGCTGTGTGGCCTCACAGAGCCCTGTATGctatatttccaaattttaatgGATAACCCCTTTCAGATTTACCGAGCTGAGCTGAGGGTCAGGGACATAAATGATCATTCACCAATGTTTCGGGACCAAGAGACagtcttaaaaatattagaaaatacagcTGAAGGGACAGCATTTCGACTAGAAAGAGCAGAGGATGCAGATGGAGGACTTAACGGTATCCAAAGCTACACCATCAACCCGAActcttttttccatattaaaattaGTGACAGTGATGAAGGCATGATATATCCAGAGCTAGTGTTGGATAAGGCACTGGATCGGGAGAAGCAGCATGAGCTCAGTTTAACACTCACGGCACTGGATGGTGGGTCTCCACCCAGGTCTGGGACCACCACAATACGAATTGTGATCCTAGACATCAATGATAATGCCCCCCAGTTTTCTCAGACAATCtatgagacccaggccccagagaaCAGCCCAGTAGGGTCCCTTATTGCAAAAGTCTCTGCGGGAGATGTGGATTCTGGAGTCAATGCAGACATATCCTATTCACTTTTTGATGCTTCCGAAGATATACGAACAACCTTTCAAGTCAATtctttttctggggacattgttctCACAGTGTTGCTTGACTATGAGCTAGTAAAgtcttacaaaataaatatacaggcAATGGATGGAGGGGGCCTTACTGCAACATGCACGGTTTTGGTGGAGGTATTAGATATCAATGACAATCCCCCTGAACTGATCATATCATCACTTTCCGACTATGTTGCTGAGAATTCTCCTGAGACCGTACTGGCTGTTTTTAGAATTAAAGACAGAGATtctggagaaaatggaaagatgctTTGCTACATTCAAGATAATCTGCCATTCCTACTAAAACCCTCTCTGGAAAATTTTTACATCCTTATGACAGAAGGAGGGCTGGACAGAGAGAGCCAGGCCGAGTACAACATCACCATCACCGTCACTGACCTGGGCACCCCCAGGCTGAAAACCCAGCACAACATAACGGTGACGGTGTCCGACGTCAACGACAACGCCCCGGCCTTCAGCCAAAGCGCCTACACCCTGCGGGTGCGCGAGAACAACAGCCCCGCCCTGCACATCGGCAGCGTGAGCGCCACGGACAGAGACTCGGGCGCCAACGCGCAGGTCACCTACTCGCTGCTGCCGCCGCACGACCCGCGGCTGCCCCTGGCCTCGCTGGTGTCCATCAACGCGGACAACGGGCAGCTGTTCGCGCTCAGGTCCCTGGACTTCGAGGCGCTGCGCGCGTTCGAGTTCCGCGTGGGCGCGGCCGACCGCGGCTCGCCGGCGCTCAGCAGCCAGGCGCTGGTGCGCGTGCTGGTGGTGGACGCCAACGACAACTCGCCCTTCGTGCTGTACCCGCCGCAGAACGGCTCGGCGCCCTGCAGCGAGCTGGTGCCCAGGGCGGCCGAGGCGGGCTACCTGGTGACCAAGGTGGTGGCGGTGGACGGCGACTCGGGCCAGAACGCCTGGCTGTCGTACCAGCTGCTCAGGGCCACGGAGCCCGGGCTGTTCCGCGTGTGGGCGCACAACGGCGAGGTGCGCACGGCCAGGCCGCTGAGCGAGCGCGACGCCGTCCAGCACAGGCTGGTGGTGCTGGTCAAGGACAACGGCGAGCCGCCGCTGTCGGCCAGCGTCACGCTGCACGTGCTGCTGGTGGACGGCTTCTCGCAGCCCTACCTGCCGCTGCCGGacgcggcggcggccgaggcccGGGCCGACCCGCTCACCGTCTACCTGGTGGTGGCCTTGGCGTCGGTGTCGTCGCTCTTCCTGTTGTCGGTGCTGGTGTTCGTGGCGGTGCGGCTGTGCCGGAGGAGCCGGGCGGCGTCGGGGGGCGGCTGCCCGGTGGCCGAGGGCCCCTTTGCGGGCCACCTGGTGGACGTCAGCGGCGCGGGGACCCTGTCGCACAGCTACCAGTACGAGGTGTGTCTGAGGGAAGGATCTGGGACCAATGAATTCAAATTCCTCAAGCCCATTATCCCCAATATCCAGGCACAGAGCTCTGGGAGGAATAGTGAAGAAAAGCCCACCTTTCGAAAtagctttggatttaattttca TTCACAGCTGAGTGCTGTGAAGGAAATCTACAGAGATGACTTCTCGCCCTGTAACAACTATCTATTTGTGTTTCATCTCACGATTTACCCAATTCATATCCTCTGA